The following proteins come from a genomic window of Citrobacter europaeus:
- a CDS encoding DUF445 domain-containing protein, with amino-acid sequence MNKIAELKRAKRLALSLLLIAAATFVITLFLPPNFWVLGIKAIAEAAMVGALADWFAVVALFRRVPIPFISQHTAIIPRNKDRIGENLGQFVQEKFLDTQSLVALIRRHEPALLIGNWFSQPENAQRIGQHLLQIMSGFLELTDDARIQRLIKRAVHKAIDKVDLSGTSALMLESMTKNNRHQVLLDTLIAQLIALLQRDSSRAFIARQVVHWLETEHPLKAKILPTEWLGEHSAELVSDAVNSLLDDISHDRAHQIRHAFDRATFKLIDKLKHDPEMAVRAESMKSYLKEDEAFNRYLGELWADLRQWVKTDINADDSRVKQRIASAGQWFGETLVADSALRASLNGHLEQAAHKVAPEFATFLTRHISDTVKSWDARDMSQQIELNIGKDLQFIRVNGTLVGGSIGLVLYLLSQIPSLLTLVNF; translated from the coding sequence ATGAATAAAATTGCTGAACTCAAACGCGCCAAGCGGCTGGCGCTTTCATTGCTGCTGATTGCCGCCGCGACCTTCGTCATCACGCTGTTTCTGCCGCCTAACTTCTGGGTGCTGGGGATCAAAGCGATCGCCGAAGCGGCGATGGTCGGCGCGCTGGCGGACTGGTTTGCCGTGGTGGCGCTTTTTCGTCGGGTGCCGATCCCATTTATCTCGCAACATACGGCTATTATCCCGCGTAATAAGGACAGGATCGGCGAAAATCTCGGGCAATTTGTGCAGGAAAAATTTCTCGACACCCAGTCGCTGGTCGCGTTGATCCGCCGCCATGAACCGGCGCTGTTGATCGGCAACTGGTTCAGCCAGCCGGAAAACGCCCAGCGCATCGGCCAGCATCTGCTGCAAATTATGAGCGGTTTTCTCGAACTGACCGACGACGCGCGCATTCAGAGGCTGATCAAGCGGGCGGTACACAAGGCCATCGACAAGGTCGATCTCTCCGGTACCAGCGCGCTGATGCTGGAAAGCATGACTAAAAACAATCGCCATCAGGTGCTGCTCGACACGCTGATCGCCCAACTGATCGCCCTGCTCCAGCGCGACAGCTCGCGGGCGTTTATCGCCAGACAGGTCGTGCACTGGCTGGAAACCGAACATCCGCTGAAAGCGAAGATCCTGCCGACCGAATGGCTGGGCGAGCACAGTGCCGAACTGGTGTCTGATGCCGTTAACTCGTTGCTGGATGACATCAGCCACGATCGTGCGCATCAGATCCGCCACGCCTTCGATCGCGCTACGTTTAAGCTCATCGATAAGCTCAAACACGATCCGGAGATGGCCGTGCGGGCCGAAAGCATGAAAAGCTATCTGAAGGAAGACGAAGCCTTCAACCGTTATCTTGGCGAACTGTGGGCAGACCTGCGCCAGTGGGTGAAAACCGACATAAACGCCGATGATTCGCGCGTGAAGCAGCGCATTGCCAGCGCCGGGCAGTGGTTCGGCGAAACGCTGGTTGCCGACAGCGCCCTGCGCGCCTCACTGAATGGGCATCTGGAGCAGGCCGCGCATAAAGTGGCGCCGGAGTTCGCCACTTTCCTGACGCGCCATATCAGCGACACGGTGAAAAGTTGGGATGCGCGCGATATGTCGCAGCAAATTGAGCTGAACATCGGTAAAGATTTGCAGTTTATCCGCGTCAACGGCACGCTGGTCGGCGGTTCTATTGGGCTGGTTTTATATCTGTTGTCGCAAATACCTTCCCTGCTGACGCTGGTGAATTTTTAA
- a CDS encoding Rpn family recombination-promoting nuclease/putative transposase, whose protein sequence is MNKAPTSTPHDAVFKTFLRHPETARDFLQIHLPASLRELCDLQTLKIESDSFIEENLRAYYSDVLWSVKTTDGDGYIYVVIEHQSTPDAHMAFRLMRYAIAAMQKHLDAGHKQLPLVVPMLFYHGAKSPYPYSLCWLDEFANPKLARQLYAAAFPLVDITVIPDDEIVQHRRMALLELIQKHIRQRDLMGLVEQIVSLLLTGLTNDSQIKTLFNYILRTGDAPRFSEFIRGVAERSPQHKEHLMTIADRLHEAGFQKGWLEGKQEGKQEGKQEGLIKGRHDEALRIARTMLADGIDISTVQKITRLSAEDIQGLSH, encoded by the coding sequence ATGAACAAAGCTCCCACTTCCACTCCGCACGATGCGGTCTTTAAAACGTTTTTACGTCACCCTGAGACCGCCCGGGATTTTCTGCAAATACATCTTCCCGCTTCGCTACGCGAACTTTGCGATCTTCAGACGCTGAAAATCGAGTCAGATAGTTTCATTGAAGAGAATTTACGCGCGTACTATTCCGATGTGCTGTGGTCGGTGAAAACCACGGATGGGGATGGATATATTTATGTAGTGATTGAACACCAAAGCACACCGGATGCGCATATGGCATTCAGACTGATGCGCTATGCGATAGCGGCTATGCAGAAACATTTAGACGCCGGGCACAAGCAGTTGCCGCTGGTGGTGCCGATGCTGTTCTATCACGGCGCTAAAAGCCCGTACCCTTATTCGCTGTGCTGGCTGGATGAATTTGCCAACCCGAAGCTGGCTCGTCAGCTGTATGCTGCGGCGTTTCCGCTGGTGGATATTACGGTCATACCGGATGACGAAATTGTGCAGCATCGACGTATGGCGCTGCTGGAGTTAATCCAAAAACACATCCGTCAGCGCGATCTTATGGGGCTGGTGGAGCAAATTGTTTCCCTGCTACTTACTGGACTGACTAATGACAGCCAGATAAAGACGCTGTTTAATTATATTTTACGAACTGGCGATGCACCTCGATTCAGTGAGTTTATTCGTGGGGTTGCCGAACGTTCACCGCAACATAAGGAGCATTTGATGACGATTGCGGACAGATTGCATGAGGCCGGATTTCAAAAAGGATGGCTTGAAGGCAAGCAGGAAGGTAAACAGGAAGGCAAACAAGAAGGGCTGATAAAGGGGCGACATGATGAGGCGCTGCGTATTGCCCGCACCATGCTGGCAGATGGCATTGATATCAGCACGGTACAAAAAATTACCCGGCTATCCGCTGAAGATATTCAGGGCTTAAGCCATTAG
- a CDS encoding LysR family transcriptional regulator has protein sequence MSTPISLKHLEFFTKIVDCGGLSEAAAQLNVSPSAVSKSLAAMEDTLGTTLIKRTTRSITLTDAGQYLFNRANKLLKEFDETLNTTSGYYHSPQGELRITCSIAFGYSRLVNLVDKYRSQFPDVNLYIDLNDNFVNLNETDFDIALRISTAPPQNYAMRKLVPVRWAYCASPGYLAKKGMPQRRSDLVNHDCLVYPGLTPVLKVADEQDRLHQLKLHMPIQANSSLVLLKSVLEDQGVAYLPTYLIGDHIQKEEITPLMLDGTITCETHALYALYFPSKYSNPKVRSFIDFLVAELGPLPAWDNWIPE, from the coding sequence ATGAGTACGCCGATTTCACTCAAGCATCTGGAATTTTTTACTAAAATCGTCGACTGCGGAGGATTGTCAGAAGCCGCGGCGCAGCTCAATGTATCGCCGTCTGCGGTCAGCAAAAGCCTGGCCGCGATGGAAGACACGCTAGGCACGACATTAATTAAACGCACGACCCGCAGTATTACCCTGACCGACGCCGGGCAATATCTCTTCAACCGCGCTAATAAGCTTTTGAAAGAATTCGATGAAACGCTGAATACCACTTCCGGTTATTACCACAGCCCGCAGGGTGAATTACGCATAACCTGCTCAATTGCGTTTGGTTATTCCCGACTGGTGAACCTGGTGGATAAATATCGCTCCCAGTTTCCGGATGTGAATCTGTATATCGATCTCAACGATAACTTCGTGAATCTGAACGAAACGGATTTCGACATCGCCCTGCGCATCTCCACCGCACCGCCGCAGAACTATGCGATGCGCAAGCTGGTGCCAGTCCGTTGGGCGTACTGCGCTTCACCCGGCTACCTTGCCAAAAAAGGCATGCCCCAGCGCCGAAGCGACCTGGTCAACCATGATTGTCTGGTTTACCCAGGCCTCACGCCGGTGCTGAAGGTGGCGGATGAACAGGATCGTCTGCACCAGTTAAAACTGCATATGCCAATCCAGGCCAACAGCAGCCTGGTATTACTGAAGTCGGTGTTAGAAGATCAGGGAGTGGCGTATTTGCCCACCTATCTGATTGGCGATCATATTCAAAAAGAAGAGATAACGCCGCTGATGCTCGACGGCACCATCACCTGTGAAACTCACGCCCTGTATGCGCTGTACTTTCCCAGCAAGTACAGCAATCCGAAGGTGCGATCGTTTATCGATTTTCTGGTGGCGGAACTCGGCCCCTTGCCCGCCTGGGACAACTGGATCCCGGAGTAA
- the yjiM gene encoding putative 2-hydroxyacyl-CoA dehydratase YjiM: MSLITDLPAIFNQFSDARQKGFLTVMDLKEQGIPLVGTYCTFMPQEIAMAAGAVVVSLCSTSDETIEEAEKDLPRNLCPLIKSSYGFGKTDKCPYFYFSDLVVGETTCDGKKKMYEYMAEFKAVHVMQLPNSANDAASRALWKAEILRLQQAVEARFGTPITEAALREAIILKNQERRALANFYRVGQLNPPALSGSDILKVVYGATFRFDKEALIDELNSMAKRVHQEWQAGKRLASRPRILITGCPIGGAAEKVVRAIEENGGWVVGYENCTGAKATEQCVAETGDVYDALTDKYLAIGCSCISPNDQRLKMLSQMVEEYQADGVVDVILQACHTYAVESLAIKRHVRQQHNIPYIAIETDYSSADIGQLSTRVAAFIEML; this comes from the coding sequence ATGTCGCTAATCACCGATTTACCCGCCATTTTCAACCAGTTCTCCGACGCCCGTCAGAAAGGTTTTCTCACCGTAATGGATCTTAAAGAGCAGGGTATCCCGCTCGTTGGAACCTATTGCACCTTTATGCCGCAGGAGATAGCGATGGCGGCGGGCGCGGTAGTCGTTTCGCTATGCTCAACCTCTGATGAAACCATAGAAGAAGCCGAAAAAGATCTACCACGTAATCTGTGTCCGCTGATCAAAAGCAGCTACGGGTTTGGTAAAACTGATAAATGCCCGTACTTCTACTTCTCTGACCTCGTGGTGGGCGAAACGACCTGCGATGGTAAAAAGAAGATGTACGAGTACATGGCTGAATTTAAAGCGGTACATGTGATGCAACTGCCCAACAGCGCCAACGATGCGGCTTCGCGTGCGCTATGGAAAGCCGAGATCCTACGTCTGCAGCAGGCTGTCGAAGCCCGTTTTGGCACCCCGATTACCGAAGCTGCGCTACGTGAAGCCATCATTCTAAAAAATCAGGAGCGTCGCGCACTGGCGAATTTTTACCGCGTTGGCCAACTCAATCCACCCGCACTCAGCGGCAGTGACATTCTGAAAGTTGTTTACGGCGCAACCTTCCGCTTTGATAAAGAAGCGTTGATCGACGAGCTTAATAGCATGGCCAAACGGGTACATCAGGAATGGCAGGCCGGGAAACGCCTGGCATCACGTCCACGCATACTGATAACCGGTTGCCCCATTGGCGGCGCGGCAGAAAAAGTGGTGCGTGCCATTGAAGAAAACGGCGGTTGGGTGGTAGGTTATGAAAACTGCACCGGTGCGAAAGCCACTGAGCAGTGCGTGGCGGAAACTGGCGACGTCTACGACGCACTGACCGATAAATACCTCGCCATCGGCTGCTCCTGTATTTCCCCTAACGATCAACGCCTGAAAATGCTCAGCCAAATGGTTGAAGAGTACCAGGCTGACGGCGTCGTCGATGTCATTTTACAGGCTTGCCACACTTACGCCGTTGAATCACTGGCCATTAAACGCCACGTCCGCCAGCAGCACAACATTCCCTACATCGCTATTGAAACCGATTACTCCAGCGCGGATATCGGCCAGCTTAGCACCCGTGTCGCCGCGTTCATTGAAATGTTGTGA
- a CDS encoding LysE family translocator gives MSLLTELFPSAFPALALAHFVALLSPGPDFFLLVGYAVRYRMRGSAGLCVGIAFGNGLYILLAIIGWGILRQLPLLFTVIELLGALYLLWIGSLLIRSRPQTLTGADARSTCPGFGKQLLLGLGSSLLNPKNALFYLALMTALLGPSVTLLQQTMSGIWMTSVVLFWDLLIVMFIGLPQIQRWLTRGILWVERIAGGVLIIFGCAIALRFLQSIVV, from the coding sequence ATGTCGTTGCTTACTGAACTTTTTCCTTCTGCTTTCCCCGCGCTGGCGCTGGCGCATTTTGTCGCATTGCTCAGCCCCGGACCGGACTTCTTTTTACTGGTCGGTTATGCCGTACGTTACCGGATGCGCGGCAGCGCCGGGCTGTGCGTGGGGATCGCTTTCGGCAACGGGCTGTATATCCTGCTGGCGATTATCGGTTGGGGGATCCTGCGCCAGCTTCCCCTGTTGTTTACGGTTATTGAACTGCTGGGTGCGCTCTATTTGTTGTGGATTGGCAGCCTGCTGATACGCAGCCGCCCGCAAACGCTGACCGGAGCGGACGCCCGGTCTACCTGTCCGGGATTTGGCAAACAGCTGCTGCTGGGATTGGGTTCATCATTGCTCAATCCCAAAAATGCACTGTTTTATCTGGCGCTGATGACCGCCCTGCTCGGCCCGTCGGTGACGCTGCTGCAACAAACCATGAGCGGGATCTGGATGACCAGCGTGGTCCTGTTTTGGGATCTGCTGATCGTGATGTTCATCGGTTTGCCGCAGATCCAGCGATGGTTAACCAGAGGGATATTGTGGGTAGAGCGTATCGCTGGGGGGGTATTGATTATCTTCGGTTGTGCCATCGCGCTGCGGTTTTTGCAGAGCATCGTAGTCTGA
- a CDS encoding AraC family transcriptional regulator: MTHTRDIPQSFWRDEQLPWLELRSTWQSQQAYKRHHHSQLSIGAILEGETCCLCDGEEYHLQVGDLIVIPPLVPHSCNPVNGQFRSYHMLYLDARWCLANLAVQNNNQLLCTRAPVIRDAQIFQRYMHLVALVPQRQTTLITDAARKLLHSLPLQSVTPENLSATSQYLRERLQSSLLAPPSLDELAHECHIRKETLIRTFKQDTGLTPGSYLNILRIDYARQRLRAGDEIADVGYQSGFADQSHFHRTFVRYTAATPRQYALGRSISDNN; encoded by the coding sequence GTGACGCATACCCGGGATATTCCACAATCGTTCTGGCGTGATGAGCAGTTGCCGTGGCTGGAGCTGCGCAGCACCTGGCAAAGCCAGCAGGCCTATAAGCGTCATCACCACTCTCAGCTCTCGATTGGGGCAATTCTCGAGGGGGAAACGTGCTGTCTGTGCGATGGCGAAGAATACCATCTGCAGGTGGGCGATCTGATTGTGATCCCGCCGCTGGTGCCTCACAGCTGTAATCCCGTCAACGGGCAGTTTCGCAGCTACCACATGCTTTACCTTGATGCCCGGTGGTGTCTGGCTAATCTGGCTGTGCAGAACAACAATCAACTGCTTTGCACGCGTGCTCCCGTTATCCGCGATGCGCAAATATTCCAGCGTTATATGCACCTTGTGGCACTCGTGCCGCAACGGCAAACGACGCTAATAACAGATGCTGCACGAAAATTGCTGCACTCGCTGCCATTGCAGTCGGTAACACCAGAAAACCTAAGCGCCACCAGCCAGTATCTGCGCGAGCGCTTGCAGTCCAGCCTGCTCGCTCCGCCCTCACTCGATGAGCTGGCACATGAGTGTCACATACGTAAAGAGACGCTGATCCGTACTTTTAAGCAGGACACCGGGCTGACGCCGGGAAGTTATCTGAACATTCTGCGGATTGACTATGCCCGCCAGCGTCTGCGGGCTGGAGACGAGATTGCCGATGTCGGCTACCAGAGCGGGTTTGCCGACCAGAGCCATTTCCATCGCACTTTTGTTCGCTACACCGCAGCCACACCGCGCCAGTACGCGTTGGGACGATCAATATCAGACAATAATTAG
- a CDS encoding dicarboxylate/amino acid:cation symporter, translated as MWSRLEPYRSSIILLVALVIGGLLGIYAPSFASKLQPIGQIFLNLLFMIIVPLVGISVMSSIASMTDLKRLGRIMAIIFIVSIAMAFIPAAGIVALALWYNPAQGVTIDLSQSVQAGSGKMDFVSMITTSDFIGLFSKSNILALIVMAIIAGVAIGQSDQAGKRIASLLEDANTVIMKIVSIIMKVAPIGLGCYFAATMASQDSALLLTFARAIGLFMVATLVYFVFGSILYSYIGGGIPAVRAFWRNAIEPSATALGTCSSLGTLPVTLRAGKAMGINPEIVDVSIPLLVNLNKGGVAMIAALKIVFIYSVLGMEFTTETFFLTMLIAVLSAIIVGGVPGGAFLGEIFIVTTLGLPMEAIPMLVVLGTITDAPATLINVIHDLNAAQIVERFAGKKQTNTEINSTAAVV; from the coding sequence ATGTGGTCACGACTCGAACCCTACAGATCGTCGATTATTTTATTAGTTGCTCTGGTGATTGGCGGCTTATTAGGTATTTATGCCCCATCGTTTGCAAGTAAACTCCAGCCAATAGGTCAGATATTCTTAAACCTGTTATTTATGATTATTGTGCCGCTGGTGGGGATCAGCGTCATGTCTTCGATCGCCAGTATGACCGACCTGAAAAGGTTAGGGCGCATTATGGCGATAATCTTTATTGTTTCGATCGCCATGGCCTTTATTCCGGCCGCCGGGATCGTCGCGCTGGCGCTATGGTATAACCCGGCGCAGGGCGTCACTATCGATCTCTCGCAGTCGGTGCAGGCGGGCAGCGGCAAGATGGATTTTGTCAGTATGATCACCACCAGCGACTTTATTGGACTGTTTTCTAAGTCCAATATTCTGGCGCTGATCGTGATGGCAATCATCGCCGGTGTGGCGATTGGCCAGTCGGATCAGGCCGGTAAACGCATTGCGTCGCTGCTGGAAGATGCCAATACCGTGATCATGAAGATCGTGTCGATCATCATGAAGGTTGCGCCAATTGGTCTGGGCTGCTACTTCGCCGCCACCATGGCCAGTCAGGACTCGGCGCTGCTGTTAACCTTTGCCCGTGCTATCGGCCTGTTTATGGTCGCCACGCTGGTCTATTTTGTTTTTGGCTCAATTCTTTATTCGTATATTGGCGGCGGTATTCCGGCGGTCAGAGCCTTCTGGCGTAATGCGATTGAGCCGTCTGCCACTGCGCTGGGGACCTGCTCTTCGCTGGGGACGCTGCCGGTAACGCTGCGTGCCGGTAAGGCGATGGGGATTAACCCGGAAATCGTTGATGTCTCCATTCCGCTGCTGGTTAATCTCAACAAAGGCGGCGTGGCGATGATTGCCGCGCTAAAAATTGTCTTTATCTATTCCGTGCTGGGCATGGAGTTCACCACCGAGACCTTCTTCCTGACGATGCTGATCGCGGTGCTCTCCGCCATTATTGTCGGCGGCGTACCGGGCGGGGCATTCCTCGGTGAAATCTTTATCGTCACCACGCTCGGCCTGCCGATGGAAGCGATCCCGATGCTGGTGGTGCTGGGCACGATTACCGATGCGCCGGCCACACTGATCAACGTTATCCATGATTTGAATGCGGCGCAGATTGTCGAACGGTTCGCTGGAAAAAAGCAGACCAACACTGAAATAAACTCTACTGCTGCGGTGGTATAG
- the metC gene encoding cystathionine beta-lyase: protein MKDAMKLETHLVVAGRDKRYTQGAVNPVIQRASSLVFDTVKDKKFATANRANGELFYGRRGTYTHFAFQKAMSELEGGVGCALYPCGAAAVTNAILAFVQGGDHILMTGAAYEPTQDFCNKILSKFNVETTYYDPLIGAGIVDLLRPETKVVFLESPSSVTMEVQDVPGMVKAIRAVNPEIVIMIDNTWAAGVLFKALDYGVDISIQAGTKYTIGHSDGMLGTAVSNARCWDRLRENSYLMGQTLDADTAYNGSRGLRTLAVRLKQHQESSIHIARWLSARPEVARVNHPALPECPGHEYFQRDFTGSSGLFSFVLKKRLTDEQMANFLDNFSLFHMAYSWGGFESLILANQPEELNSIRPAGEVDFSGTLVRVHIGLEDIDDLIADLDAGFARIA, encoded by the coding sequence ATGAAAGACGCAATGAAGCTTGAGACGCACCTGGTTGTTGCTGGTCGTGACAAACGCTACACCCAGGGAGCGGTGAATCCGGTTATCCAACGCGCCTCTTCACTGGTATTTGATACCGTGAAGGACAAGAAATTTGCCACCGCCAATCGCGCGAACGGCGAGCTGTTTTACGGTCGTCGCGGAACCTACACCCACTTTGCCTTTCAGAAGGCAATGAGCGAGCTGGAAGGCGGCGTTGGCTGCGCGCTGTACCCGTGCGGCGCTGCGGCGGTGACCAACGCGATTCTGGCGTTTGTTCAGGGTGGCGATCATATTCTGATGACGGGCGCGGCCTACGAGCCAACTCAGGATTTTTGCAATAAGATTCTGAGTAAATTCAACGTGGAAACCACGTATTACGATCCGCTGATTGGCGCTGGGATTGTCGATCTTCTGCGTCCGGAAACGAAGGTTGTATTCCTCGAGTCGCCGAGTTCGGTCACTATGGAAGTTCAGGATGTGCCGGGAATGGTGAAGGCTATCCGCGCGGTGAATCCAGAGATTGTCATTATGATCGATAACACCTGGGCGGCAGGCGTGCTGTTTAAAGCACTGGATTATGGCGTGGATATTTCCATTCAGGCGGGAACGAAGTACACCATCGGTCATTCGGACGGCATGCTGGGCACGGCGGTGTCGAACGCCCGGTGTTGGGATCGCCTGCGCGAAAACTCCTATTTGATGGGGCAAACGCTGGACGCCGATACGGCCTACAACGGCAGCCGCGGATTGCGCACCCTGGCGGTACGTCTTAAGCAGCATCAGGAGAGCAGCATCCATATTGCCCGCTGGCTGTCGGCAAGGCCGGAAGTGGCGCGGGTGAATCATCCGGCATTACCGGAATGTCCGGGCCATGAGTATTTTCAGCGCGACTTTACCGGAAGCTCAGGCCTGTTCTCGTTTGTGCTGAAAAAGAGACTGACCGACGAACAGATGGCGAATTTCCTCGATAACTTCTCGCTGTTCCATATGGCCTATTCGTGGGGCGGATTTGAGTCGCTCATTCTGGCTAATCAGCCGGAAGAGCTAAACAGCATTCGACCGGCAGGAGAGGTGGATTTCAGCGGTACGCTGGTCAGGGTGCATATTGGCCTCGAGGATATCGACGACCTGATTGCCGATCTGGACGCGGGATTTGCCCGCATTGCGTAA
- a CDS encoding GNAT family N-acetyltransferase, with the protein MTINIRIFSLRETPEKLHEVTAYFQQQWASEDSMKVYEDALHRCIGAKNPLPQWYWLQDGDSIIGCAGLITNDFISRGELWPWLCALYIDPHYRGRGLAFRLIEHIASQARQLGFMQLHLCTDLEGLYEKAGFYFDGPGYHPWGEVSRVYSRNL; encoded by the coding sequence ATGACAATCAACATCCGCATTTTTTCCCTGCGCGAGACGCCGGAAAAGCTGCACGAGGTCACCGCTTACTTTCAACAACAATGGGCCTCAGAAGACTCCATGAAAGTTTACGAGGATGCGTTGCACCGTTGTATTGGCGCAAAGAACCCGCTACCGCAGTGGTACTGGCTGCAGGACGGCGACAGCATTATTGGCTGCGCCGGATTGATCACCAATGATTTTATCAGTCGCGGCGAACTGTGGCCGTGGCTATGTGCGCTCTATATCGATCCTCACTACCGTGGACGCGGTCTGGCATTTCGCCTGATTGAACATATTGCCAGTCAGGCCAGACAACTGGGCTTTATGCAGCTCCATTTATGTACCGACCTGGAAGGGTTATACGAGAAAGCGGGATTTTACTTTGACGGGCCAGGCTATCACCCGTGGGGGGAAGTCTCGCGGGTCTACAGTCGTAACCTGTAA
- the mdtM gene encoding multidrug efflux MFS transporter MdtM, translating to MQRILAFFSQRATTLFFPVALILYDFAAYLSTDLIQPGIINVVRDFNADVSLAPAAVSLYLAGGMALQWLLGPLSDRIGRRPVLIAGALIFTLACTATLFTTSMTQFLVARFVQGTSICFIATVGYVTVQEAFGQTKAIKLMAIITSIVLVAPVIGPLSGAALMHFVHWKILFAIIAAMGLIALIGLALAMPETVQRGAVPFSARGVLRDFRDVFRNRVFLSGAATLSLSYIPMMSWVAVSPVILIDAGCMSTTEFAWAQAPVFGAVIVANMVVVRFVKDPTRPHFIWRAVPIQLSGLAVLIAGNLLWPHVWLWSVLGTSLYAFGIGMIFPTLFRFTLFSNNLPKGTVSASLNMVILTVMAVSVEIGRWLWFNGGRISFHLLAVVAGIAVVFTLAGLLKRVRQHEVTTLATEN from the coding sequence ATGCAACGGATTCTCGCGTTTTTCTCCCAACGCGCCACAACGCTATTTTTTCCTGTCGCGTTGATTTTATATGACTTCGCCGCCTATCTGTCCACGGACCTGATCCAGCCCGGCATCATCAATGTGGTGCGTGATTTCAACGCCGACGTCAGCCTGGCGCCCGCTGCAGTGAGCCTTTATCTGGCGGGCGGCATGGCGCTGCAATGGCTGCTGGGGCCGCTTTCCGACCGGATTGGCCGTCGACCGGTGCTGATTGCGGGGGCTTTAATCTTTACGCTCGCCTGCACTGCCACACTGTTCACCACCTCAATGACGCAATTTCTGGTCGCCCGATTTGTGCAGGGCACCAGCATCTGCTTTATCGCGACTGTTGGCTACGTCACGGTACAGGAGGCGTTTGGGCAAACAAAGGCCATTAAGTTGATGGCGATAATCACTTCCATAGTGCTGGTGGCGCCGGTTATTGGCCCGCTCTCCGGGGCTGCGCTGATGCACTTTGTACACTGGAAGATCCTGTTTGCCATTATTGCCGCCATGGGGCTTATCGCCTTGATTGGATTAGCGTTAGCCATGCCGGAAACCGTCCAGCGCGGCGCAGTGCCGTTCAGTGCACGCGGCGTACTGCGTGATTTCCGTGACGTTTTCCGTAATCGGGTGTTCCTGTCTGGCGCAGCCACGCTGTCGTTAAGCTATATCCCGATGATGAGCTGGGTGGCGGTCTCGCCGGTTATTCTGATCGACGCAGGCTGTATGAGCACAACGGAGTTTGCCTGGGCCCAGGCGCCGGTATTTGGCGCGGTGATCGTCGCCAATATGGTGGTTGTTCGTTTTGTGAAGGATCCGACCCGGCCGCACTTTATCTGGCGAGCGGTCCCCATTCAACTGAGCGGGCTGGCGGTGCTGATTGCCGGCAATTTACTGTGGCCGCACGTCTGGCTGTGGTCGGTGCTGGGAACCAGCCTGTATGCCTTTGGCATTGGAATGATTTTCCCCACGTTGTTCCGCTTTACGCTGTTTTCCAACAACTTACCGAAGGGTACGGTTTCGGCGTCGTTGAATATGGTGATCCTGACAGTCATGGCGGTTTCTGTCGAAATCGGACGCTGGCTGTGGTTTAACGGCGGCAGGATTTCATTTCATCTGCTGGCGGTTGTGGCGGGGATTGCTGTCGTGTTCACGCTGGCAGGTTTGCTCAAACGGGTACGCCAGCATGAGGTAACCACGTTAGCCACTGAAAACTAA